One genomic segment of Pseudorca crassidens isolate mPseCra1 chromosome X, mPseCra1.hap1, whole genome shotgun sequence includes these proteins:
- the FOXP3 gene encoding forkhead box protein P3 isoform X1 yields MPNPRPAKPLAPSLVLSPSPGALPSWRAAPKASDQLGAKGPGTTFQGRDLRGGAHASSSSLNPMPPSQLQLPTVPLVMVAPSGARLGPSPHLQALLQDRPHFVHQLSTVDAHARTPVLQVRPLDSPAMISLPPPTAATGVFSLKARPGLPPGINVASLEWVSREPALLCTFPSPGVPRKDRSVCRAGKDPCPAIPSSDTLCPPSTLSTMPQGSYSLLANGVCKWPGCEKVFEEPEDFLKHCQADHLLDEKGRAQCLLQREVVQSLEQQLVLEKEKLGAMQAHLAGKMAPTKAPSTASSDKGSCCIVATGTPGTTVPAWPGPQEAPEGLFAVRRHLWGSHANSTIPEFFHNMDYFKFHNMRPPFTYATLIRWAILEAPEKQRTLNEIYHWFTHMFAFFRNHPATWKVSTSGGGSGWEGLKCHCGAGSSSGMGGPGTGLVGMLRKGRRSIFGGDCWPQRMTACLLPSPTSPARLAGPPSTERHPPQPEPA; encoded by the exons ATGCCCAACCCCAGGCCAGCCAAGCCCTTGGCCCCTTCCTTGGTACTCAGCCCATCCCCAGGAGCCTTGCCCAGCTGGAGGGCTGCACCCAAGGCCTCAGACCAGCTGGGAGCCAAGGGCCCAGGGACAACCTTCCAGGGCCGGGACCTCCGAGGTGGGGCTCacgcctcctcttcctccttgaaCCCCATGCCACCATCGCAGCTGCAG CTGCCCACAGTGCCCCTCGTCATGGTGGCACCCTCTGGAGCACGGCTGGGTCCCTCGCCCCACTTGCAGGCACTCCTCCAGGACAGGCCACACTTTGTGCACCAG CTCTCAACGGTGGATGCCCATGCCCGGACCCCTGTGCTGCAGGTGCGCCCACTGGACAGCCCAGCTATGATCAGCCTCCCGCCACCCACTGCTGCTACGGGGGTCTTCTCCCTCAAGGCCCGGCCCGGCCTGCCACCTG GGATCAACGTGGCCAGCCTGGAATGGGTGTCCAGGGAGCCAGCACTGCTCTGCACCTTCCCAAGCCCCGGTGTGCCCAGGAAGGACAGGTCAGTGTGCAGGGCTGGGAAGGACCCTTGCCCTGCCATCCCCTCCTCTGACACACTTTGTCCCCCCAGCACCCTTTCAACCATGCCCCAGGGCTCCTACTCACTGCTAGCAAATGGTGTCTGCAAGTGGCCCGGATGTGAGAAGGTCTTCGAGGAGCCAGAGGACTTCCTCAA GCACTGCCAAGCAGACCATCTCCTGGATGAGAAGGGCAGGGCACAGTGTCTCCTCCAGAGGGAGGTGGTGCAGTCTCTGGAGCAACAG CTGGTGCTGGAGAAGGAGAAGCTGGGTGCTATGCAAGCCCACCTGGCTGGGAAGATGGCCCCAACCAAGGCTCCATCCACG gcATCATCCGACAAGGGCTCCTGCTGTATCGTAGCCACTGGCACCCCGGGCACCACTGTCCCAGCCTGGCCGGGTCCCCAAGAGGCCCCTGAAGGCCTGTTTGCTGTGCGGAGGCACCTCTGGGGCAGCCATGCAAACAGCACGATCCCAG AGTTCTTCCACAACATGGACTACTTCAAGTTTCACAACATGCGGCCCCCTTTCACCTATGCCACCCTCATCCGCTGG GCCATCCTGGAGGCTCCCGAGAAGCAGCGGACACTCAACGAGATCTATCACTGGTTCACACACATGTTCGCCTTCTTCAGAAACCACCCTGCCACCTGGAAGGTGAGCACCTCCGGAGGTGGCAGTGGCTGGGAGGGCCTCAAATGCCACTGCGGTGCTGGGTCAAGTTCAGGAATGGGCGGGCCTGGGACTGGGCTTGTAGGCATGTTGAGAAAGGGCAGGAGGTCGA